A region of Paractinoplanes abujensis DNA encodes the following proteins:
- a CDS encoding PepSY-associated TM helix domain-containing protein has translation MSTAAPPTVRPAQRSRETRSFGPLLLRLHFYAGIFVAPFLFVAALTGLAYTLTPQLNQLVYGNELTVAAADGTPRPLAEQITAARAAHPDGTIATIRPGTGDATTQLDFDVPGLANDRQHTVYVDPYTAEVKGRLTTWFSYTPLQTWFDDFHRNLQLGDLGRHYSELAASWLAIIALGGLALWWRRQRSARRMLGPELKARKGVRRTRSFHAATGVWLTVGLLFLSATGLTWSRYAGENFSAALDALDSRTPTLSTGVTAPAGGHHGGASGTAAFDPATVDSVIGVARANGLDGPLELTVPADAATAWSVAQNDDTLPVRKDRIAVDSASGTVVDRSDFADYPLLAQATSLGVSAHMGQLFGPANQILLALLALGLLTVIVWGYRMWWQRRPTRSLAGAPPRRGAWLRMPAWGIVAGVPLVFGLAWVVPLFGIPLAAFLLVDVLVGAWRGRRVPPEIPVSPAPAGR, from the coding sequence ATGTCGACTGCCGCTCCGCCCACCGTCCGGCCCGCGCAGAGATCGCGCGAGACGCGCAGTTTCGGCCCGCTGCTGTTACGACTGCACTTCTACGCGGGCATCTTCGTCGCGCCGTTCCTGTTCGTGGCCGCGCTGACCGGCCTGGCGTACACGCTCACCCCGCAGCTCAACCAGCTCGTGTACGGCAACGAGCTGACCGTGGCGGCCGCGGACGGCACCCCCAGGCCGCTCGCCGAGCAGATCACCGCCGCCCGGGCCGCCCACCCCGACGGCACGATCGCGACGATCCGCCCCGGCACGGGCGACGCGACCACGCAGCTCGACTTCGACGTGCCCGGCCTGGCAAACGATCGGCAGCACACGGTCTACGTCGACCCGTACACGGCCGAGGTCAAGGGCCGGCTCACCACGTGGTTCTCGTACACGCCCCTGCAGACCTGGTTCGACGACTTCCACCGCAACCTGCAGCTGGGCGACCTCGGCCGGCACTACTCCGAGCTCGCGGCGAGCTGGCTGGCGATCATCGCGCTGGGCGGGCTCGCGCTCTGGTGGCGGCGGCAACGCAGCGCGCGCAGGATGCTCGGTCCGGAGCTGAAAGCGCGCAAGGGCGTACGGCGAACGCGCAGTTTCCACGCCGCGACGGGCGTGTGGCTGACCGTGGGGCTGCTGTTCCTTTCGGCGACCGGGCTGACGTGGTCGCGCTACGCGGGCGAGAACTTCAGCGCGGCCCTCGACGCGCTCGACTCGCGCACACCGACGCTGTCGACCGGTGTCACGGCTCCGGCCGGCGGTCACCACGGCGGCGCCTCCGGAACGGCCGCCTTCGACCCGGCCACAGTGGACTCCGTGATCGGCGTCGCGCGGGCCAACGGGCTCGACGGGCCGCTGGAGCTGACCGTGCCGGCCGACGCCGCGACGGCGTGGTCCGTGGCGCAGAACGACGACACCCTTCCCGTACGCAAGGACAGGATCGCCGTCGACAGCGCCTCCGGGACCGTGGTCGACCGCAGCGACTTCGCCGACTATCCCCTGCTGGCCCAGGCGACCAGCCTCGGCGTCTCCGCGCACATGGGTCAGCTGTTCGGCCCGGCCAACCAGATCCTGCTGGCCCTGCTCGCGCTCGGGCTGCTCACGGTGATCGTCTGGGGTTACCGGATGTGGTGGCAACGCCGGCCCACCCGGTCCCTCGCCGGGGCCCCGCCACGCCGGGGCGCCTGGCTGCGGATGCCGGCGTGGGGCATCGTCGCCGGCGTGCCACTGGTGTTCGGGCTGGCCTGGGTGGTGCCACTGTTCGGCATCCCGCTCGCGGCGTTCCTGCTCGTCGACGTCCTGGTCGGCGCGTGGCGCGGGCGCCGGGTCCCCCCGGAGATCCCGGTCTCCCCGGCGCCCGCGGGCCGTTAG
- a CDS encoding SDR family NAD(P)-dependent oxidoreductase, with protein sequence MSKIWFITGTSSGFGKLWAEAALERGDRVAATARTVEALDDLVERFPQTVLPLELDVTDRDGAFAAVAAAVQRFGRLDVVVNNAGYGHFGMVEELTERELRQQMETNFFGAVWVTQAALPVLRRQRSGHLLQVTSEGGVRAYPGIGAYHASKWALEGLTEALAQEVEPFGIHVTCVEPGPYATDWLDRGSRRSAELPDYAPARPEYEFEVGDAAATKPAILQLVDAEQPPRRLILGRLFPAVEALYNERLQTWRDWQPVSEAAFG encoded by the coding sequence ATGTCCAAGATCTGGTTCATCACCGGTACGTCCAGCGGGTTCGGCAAGTTGTGGGCCGAGGCGGCCCTCGAGCGCGGCGACCGGGTGGCCGCCACCGCCCGCACCGTCGAGGCGCTCGACGACCTCGTGGAACGTTTCCCGCAGACCGTGCTGCCGCTCGAACTCGACGTCACCGACCGCGACGGGGCGTTCGCCGCCGTCGCCGCCGCGGTGCAGCGCTTCGGGCGGCTCGACGTGGTGGTCAACAACGCCGGGTACGGCCACTTCGGCATGGTCGAGGAGCTCACCGAACGCGAACTGCGTCAGCAGATGGAGACGAACTTCTTCGGGGCCGTCTGGGTGACCCAGGCCGCCCTGCCCGTGCTGCGCCGGCAGCGGAGCGGGCATCTGCTGCAGGTGACGAGCGAGGGCGGCGTGCGGGCCTACCCGGGTATCGGCGCCTACCACGCCTCGAAGTGGGCTTTGGAGGGGCTGACCGAGGCCCTCGCCCAGGAGGTCGAGCCGTTCGGCATCCATGTCACGTGCGTCGAACCCGGCCCGTACGCCACGGATTGGCTGGACCGGGGCTCGCGGCGCAGCGCGGAACTCCCGGACTATGCCCCGGCCCGCCCCGAGTACGAGTTCGAGGTCGGCGACGCGGCGGCCACCAAACCGGCGATCCTCCAGCTGGTCGACGCGGAGCAGCCGCCCCGGCGGCTCATCCTGGGGCGGCTGTTCCCGGCCGTCGAAGCTCTCTACAACGAGCGGCTGCAGACCTGGCGCGACTGGCAGCCGGTCTCGGAGGCGGCGTTCGGTTAG
- a CDS encoding LysR family transcriptional regulator, with protein sequence MSLDVHPQLLRALRAVLETGSLTAASERLGFTQSALSKQIAALEAAAGTRLFRRGPRGVEPTPAATRLAARAVTILDQLDAAARDLAEVSAPLDGRVALGGFPATAMRLAPRAIARVRLTNPAIEVDFLESSTPVQIRRLRAGRLDLAILGVGADLPDWDLTGVELETLPGGPLLVAVSVRHPLALAGRHRVPVSALAAENWIAGRGARGEPQFGPWPGLAEPRVVATLADWSTRLGFVAAGLGITTVPRLAAQSLPAEVTCLEVDDPHGTGRTMALARIGALPAPAAVVRAALFDEARRIAGYTPPGP encoded by the coding sequence ATGAGTCTGGATGTGCATCCGCAGCTGCTGCGAGCTTTGCGGGCGGTGCTGGAGACCGGTTCGCTGACCGCGGCGTCCGAGCGCCTGGGCTTCACGCAGTCAGCTCTGTCCAAGCAGATCGCCGCGCTGGAGGCCGCCGCGGGCACCCGGCTGTTCCGCCGGGGGCCGCGCGGGGTGGAACCGACCCCGGCCGCGACCCGGCTCGCGGCCCGTGCGGTCACGATCCTCGACCAGCTCGACGCGGCCGCCCGCGACCTGGCCGAGGTGTCCGCGCCCCTGGACGGCCGGGTGGCGCTGGGCGGCTTCCCCGCCACCGCCATGCGCCTGGCGCCGCGAGCCATCGCCCGGGTGCGGCTCACGAATCCCGCCATCGAGGTCGACTTCCTGGAGTCGTCGACCCCTGTGCAGATCCGCCGCCTGCGGGCCGGCCGGCTCGACCTGGCCATCCTCGGGGTGGGCGCGGATCTGCCGGATTGGGACCTGACCGGCGTCGAACTGGAGACACTGCCGGGCGGCCCGCTGCTGGTGGCCGTGAGCGTGCGGCACCCGCTGGCCCTGGCCGGCCGGCACCGCGTACCCGTGTCCGCGCTGGCCGCCGAGAACTGGATCGCCGGCCGTGGTGCCCGCGGCGAGCCGCAGTTCGGCCCCTGGCCCGGCCTGGCGGAGCCGCGGGTGGTGGCCACCCTGGCCGACTGGTCGACCCGGCTGGGGTTCGTGGCCGCCGGCCTCGGGATCACCACGGTGCCCCGCCTGGCCGCCCAGTCCCTGCCGGCCGAGGTCACCTGCCTGGAGGTCGACGATCCGCACGGGACGGGCCGCACGATGGCGCTGGCCCGCATCGGCGCCCTGCCCGCCCCGGCCGCCGTGGTCCGCGCGGCCCTGTTCGACGAGGCGCGCCGGATCGCCGGCTACACACCGCCCGGACCTTGA
- a CDS encoding copper resistance CopC family protein: protein MRRVLAALVVVVAVLSPSSPAWAHAQLLSSVPAAGAVLPASPGLVTLRFSEELNPSFTTVVVSDAAQRRVPAGQPVIAAATATVAVESPVADGAYTVAYRVVSKDGHTVQGSYPFTVGAAPPAVPPAQAVAGTGSGGVPAAVLAGVVVVGVLLVGLAAYFLLTARRRVGRVQGPGGV from the coding sequence GTGAGACGGGTCCTGGCCGCCCTGGTCGTGGTCGTGGCGGTGCTTTCGCCGTCGTCGCCGGCGTGGGCGCACGCGCAGCTGCTGTCCTCGGTGCCCGCCGCCGGGGCCGTGCTCCCCGCCTCGCCGGGCCTGGTCACGCTGCGCTTCAGCGAGGAGCTCAATCCCTCGTTCACGACCGTCGTGGTCAGCGACGCGGCCCAGCGGCGGGTACCCGCGGGCCAGCCGGTGATCGCCGCCGCGACGGCCACCGTGGCGGTGGAGTCGCCGGTCGCGGACGGTGCCTACACGGTCGCCTACCGGGTGGTCTCGAAGGACGGGCACACTGTGCAGGGCTCGTACCCGTTCACGGTCGGCGCAGCGCCGCCGGCCGTGCCCCCGGCTCAGGCCGTCGCCGGAACCGGCTCGGGCGGTGTGCCGGCTGCGGTGCTCGCCGGTGTCGTCGTGGTGGGTGTGCTCCTTGTCGGGCTGGCCGCATACTTCCTGCTCACTGCGAGGCGGAGGGTGGGGCGGGTTCAAGGTCCGGGCGGTGTGTAG
- a CDS encoding Dyp-type peroxidase — protein sequence MTTRRHLLAGGAAVAGLGVAAGAAVVATTGRDAAPAPVARTDAAPLTTGTATVPFHGPRQAGIAEDPPAHAAFVAFTLPGGTDRRALARMMRLLTDDVARLTQGVPALGDTDATLAVLPARLTVTFGFGPGLYRAAGLAAPIADLPAFRIDRLESRWSGGDLLLQICADDPLTVAHTQRMLIKDTRPFAAVRWVQQGFRRSPGVQAPEHTQRNVLGQLDGTANPRGAEIDPAVWNPDGSSTLVVRRIRAEMETWDILAASDKENAVGRRLESGAPLSGTQERDEPDFARLDDSGLPAMPDFAHVTRARVTDPKLKILRRPYNYDGVPNAAGHPDSGLIFASYQRSITEQYVPIQRRLAEKDLLNEWITPIGSAVFAVPPGCDEGGWVGERVLG from the coding sequence GTGACGACGCGGCGCCATTTGCTCGCCGGGGGAGCGGCGGTGGCCGGTCTCGGCGTGGCGGCGGGCGCCGCGGTGGTCGCCACGACCGGCCGGGACGCCGCGCCCGCGCCCGTCGCCCGGACGGACGCCGCGCCGCTGACCACGGGCACGGCCACCGTGCCGTTCCACGGCCCGCGGCAGGCCGGTATCGCCGAGGATCCGCCCGCGCACGCCGCTTTCGTCGCGTTCACCCTGCCCGGTGGCACCGACCGGCGGGCTCTGGCCCGGATGATGCGGCTGCTCACCGACGACGTCGCCCGGCTCACCCAGGGCGTGCCGGCGCTCGGCGACACCGACGCGACCCTGGCCGTCCTGCCCGCCCGGCTGACCGTGACGTTCGGTTTCGGGCCGGGCCTGTATCGGGCCGCCGGTCTCGCCGCACCGATCGCCGACCTGCCCGCGTTCCGGATCGACCGGCTCGAGAGCCGCTGGTCGGGCGGTGATCTCCTGCTGCAGATCTGCGCCGACGATCCGCTGACCGTCGCGCACACGCAGCGGATGCTCATCAAGGACACCCGGCCGTTCGCGGCGGTGCGCTGGGTGCAGCAGGGTTTCCGGCGCAGCCCCGGCGTGCAGGCCCCCGAACACACGCAGCGCAACGTGCTCGGCCAGTTGGACGGCACCGCCAACCCGCGCGGCGCCGAGATCGATCCCGCGGTGTGGAACCCCGACGGCTCCAGCACGCTTGTCGTGCGCCGCATCCGGGCCGAGATGGAGACCTGGGACATCCTGGCCGCGAGCGACAAGGAGAACGCGGTCGGCCGGCGCCTGGAATCGGGGGCGCCGTTGAGCGGCACGCAGGAGCGCGACGAACCCGACTTCGCCCGGCTGGACGATTCCGGCCTGCCCGCGATGCCCGACTTCGCGCACGTCACGCGGGCCCGCGTGACCGATCCCAAGCTGAAGATCCTGCGCCGGCCGTACAACTACGACGGCGTCCCGAACGCGGCCGGGCATCCCGACTCGGGTCTCATCTTCGCGTCCTACCAGCGGTCGATCACCGAGCAGTACGTTCCCATCCAGCGGCGCCTGGCCGAGAAGGACCTGCTCAACGAGTGGATCACACCGATCGGGTCGGCCGTGTTCGCCGTGCCGCCCGGCTGCGACGAGGGCGGCTGGGTCGGCGAGCGGGTGCTCGGGTGA
- a CDS encoding copper chaperone PCu(A)C: MRNTLIAVAALAVLGLTGCANSDDTATAAGGTPAPAPSATAAAATLTIKDPWVKAAAAGTMTAAFGTLVNDTGADITITGAESPASPLELHEMAMKDGKMVMQPKEGGFVIKAKGTHELSPGGDHLMLMKPKEAIEPGDEVTFTLKLADGSTVPFSAIAKPFAGAEESYEPGAHGGSGMPMGSMAP, from the coding sequence ATGCGAAACACTCTCATCGCGGTTGCGGCGCTGGCCGTGCTCGGGCTCACCGGCTGTGCGAACAGCGACGACACGGCCACCGCGGCCGGCGGGACACCGGCGCCGGCGCCCTCGGCGACCGCGGCCGCGGCCACGTTGACGATCAAGGATCCGTGGGTGAAGGCGGCCGCGGCGGGCACGATGACCGCCGCGTTCGGGACGCTGGTCAACGACACCGGCGCGGACATCACGATCACGGGGGCCGAGTCGCCGGCCTCGCCGCTGGAGCTGCACGAGATGGCGATGAAGGACGGCAAGATGGTCATGCAGCCCAAGGAGGGCGGCTTCGTGATCAAGGCCAAGGGCACGCACGAGCTGTCCCCGGGCGGCGACCACCTGATGCTGATGAAGCCGAAGGAGGCCATCGAGCCGGGCGACGAGGTGACCTTCACGCTCAAGCTGGCCGACGGTTCGACGGTGCCGTTCAGCGCGATCGCCAAGCCGTTCGCGGGGGCCGAGGAAAGCTACGAGCCGGGCGCGCACGGGGGATCGGGCATGCCGATGGGGAGCATGGCTCCGTGA
- a CDS encoding cytochrome c oxidase assembly protein, translating to MKTPVVVGSAAGAAGAVLVAALALGGAVDVEALPGIPSPGPVTEWALPAFTLLGEVLGVLTIGLAVTAAFLLPGDGRSVAAHGWVLLRRVTWLALAWAFTSAATVLLTVSDILGIPVAGLSRQVVVSFAFSVSQGQALLLQIGLALAVAFCSRAGLSRGAAALTAGLSMVAPLPPAFTGHSAGAGNHQIAVSSLALHVLAAALWVGGLAGLLLVRRHRRFAETAARYSRLALACFAVTAISGSVNAGIRLGSWQTLWSSPYGLMVLLKVLALLAVGVIGAVHRTRTLRASATRGFVRLAAGELVVLAAAIGLAVALSRSPTPVPENVTEPDPLVELLGFAMPGPPTARAVLTGPLPDMFLLTIVVVGIAAYLSGVARLRRGGHSWPIARTASWVGGLLLFGAITGLGVARYAYVLFSVHMVQHMVLSMAVPILLVGGAPITLALRALRRPADPQVRGAREWLLLFVHSRAARFLSHPIVALAIYVASLYGLYLGGLLGTLMRYHLGHLAMLVHFVLAGYLLFWVLIGTDPGRRRVHPALLTVVHFLAMVAHAFFGFVLLQSTTVIAAGWYTAVHPPWAESLLADQRLGASLAWAFGELPAVVVMLVLVRQWIRSDEREQGRLDRAADRADASGEEDDLSRYNAFLAAAAQDPAHRD from the coding sequence GTGAAGACTCCGGTTGTGGTGGGTTCGGCCGCGGGGGCGGCCGGTGCGGTGCTGGTGGCGGCGCTTGCGCTCGGTGGCGCGGTGGATGTGGAGGCGCTGCCGGGCATCCCCTCGCCGGGGCCGGTGACCGAGTGGGCGCTGCCGGCGTTCACGCTGCTCGGTGAGGTGCTGGGTGTGCTCACCATCGGGCTGGCCGTCACGGCCGCGTTCCTGCTCCCGGGTGACGGACGCAGCGTCGCCGCGCACGGCTGGGTGCTGCTGCGCCGGGTCACCTGGCTGGCCCTGGCCTGGGCGTTCACCTCGGCCGCGACAGTGCTGCTGACCGTCTCGGACATCCTTGGCATCCCCGTCGCGGGTCTGAGCCGGCAGGTAGTCGTCAGCTTCGCGTTCTCCGTCTCGCAGGGCCAGGCGTTGCTGCTGCAGATCGGGCTCGCGCTGGCCGTCGCTTTCTGCTCGCGGGCCGGTCTCTCGCGGGGCGCGGCCGCGCTCACAGCCGGGCTGTCGATGGTGGCCCCGTTGCCGCCCGCGTTCACGGGGCACTCGGCCGGGGCCGGCAACCACCAGATCGCGGTGTCCAGTCTGGCCCTGCACGTGCTGGCCGCCGCGCTGTGGGTGGGTGGTCTCGCCGGTCTGCTCCTGGTGCGCCGGCATCGCCGTTTCGCCGAGACGGCCGCGCGCTACAGCCGGCTGGCCCTGGCGTGCTTCGCGGTCACGGCGATCAGCGGCTCCGTCAACGCCGGGATCCGGTTGGGCTCATGGCAGACGTTGTGGAGTTCCCCGTACGGGCTGATGGTCCTTTTGAAGGTCTTGGCTCTGCTCGCCGTGGGTGTGATCGGAGCCGTGCATCGAACGCGCACTTTGCGCGCATCGGCGACGCGCGGGTTCGTGCGGCTGGCCGCGGGGGAGCTGGTCGTGCTGGCCGCCGCGATCGGTCTGGCCGTGGCGCTGTCGCGCAGCCCCACGCCCGTACCGGAAAACGTGACCGAACCCGACCCGCTGGTCGAGCTGCTCGGCTTTGCGATGCCCGGGCCGCCGACTGCCCGCGCCGTGCTCACCGGGCCGCTGCCCGACATGTTCCTCCTGACGATCGTGGTCGTCGGTATCGCCGCTTACTTGAGCGGAGTTGCGCGTTTGCGCAGGGGTGGACACTCCTGGCCGATCGCGCGTACTGCGTCGTGGGTGGGCGGGCTGCTGCTGTTCGGCGCGATCACCGGTCTGGGGGTCGCGCGCTATGCGTACGTGTTGTTCAGCGTCCACATGGTGCAGCACATGGTGCTTTCGATGGCCGTGCCGATCCTGCTCGTCGGTGGCGCGCCCATAACGCTCGCTCTGCGCGCACTACGCCGCCCGGCCGACCCGCAAGTGCGCGGTGCGCGGGAGTGGCTGTTGTTGTTCGTGCACAGCCGTGCGGCCCGTTTCCTGAGCCATCCGATCGTCGCGCTGGCCATCTACGTCGCCAGCCTCTACGGGCTCTACCTGGGTGGGTTGCTGGGGACACTGATGCGCTACCACCTGGGTCACCTGGCCATGCTCGTGCACTTCGTGCTGGCCGGTTACCTGCTCTTCTGGGTGCTGATCGGCACCGACCCGGGCCGTCGCCGCGTACACCCCGCACTGCTCACTGTTGTTCATTTCCTGGCCATGGTCGCGCACGCGTTCTTCGGTTTCGTGCTGCTGCAGTCGACAACGGTGATCGCCGCCGGCTGGTACACCGCCGTGCATCCGCCGTGGGCCGAGTCCCTGCTGGCCGATCAGCGCCTCGGCGCCTCGCTGGCCTGGGCCTTCGGCGAGCTCCCGGCGGTGGTGGTGATGCTGGTCCTCGTACGGCAATGGATCCGCTCGGACGAACGCGAGCAGGGCCGTCTGGACCGCGCCGCCGACCGCGCCGACGCGTCGGGCGAAGAGGACGATCTGTCCCGCTACAACGCCTTCCTGGCCGCCGCGGCGCAGGACCCTGCCCACCGCGACTGA
- a CDS encoding epoxide hydrolase family protein, producing the protein MSVLSVSDADLDDLRARLRATRWARQWPTEGWAAGFEGAELRRLVEYWASAYDWRKHETAINALPHQFAEVDGLRVHYLRFDAEREGALPLLVANGWPSSFLELIGLAERLSAPSRFGGDPADAFTVIVPSLPGFGVAPQRPAHDGPQTHDLWHRLMREVLSFEQYGVHGSDIGAGDVIRLAQAYPDALTGMHVLDIADPAGWDEASLTDEERAYLDRKRQWLSAEGGYSHEQATRPLTLAQGLTDSPSGLLAWIGEKYRAWSDDPATFGDDFLLTQASLYWFTGAISTSFRPYYERRHELVPPIERVEVPTALALFPADIPGGQPRSWAERTYNIARYTPMPRGGHFAAYEEPELLAEDITVFFRTLR; encoded by the coding sequence ATGTCTGTGCTGAGCGTTTCCGACGCCGACCTTGACGACCTGCGGGCCCGCCTGCGGGCGACCCGGTGGGCGCGGCAGTGGCCGACCGAGGGCTGGGCAGCCGGGTTCGAGGGTGCTGAGCTGCGCCGTCTGGTCGAGTACTGGGCGTCGGCCTATGACTGGCGCAAGCATGAGACTGCGATCAACGCCCTGCCGCACCAGTTCGCCGAGGTGGACGGGCTGCGGGTGCACTACCTGCGCTTCGACGCTGAGCGGGAAGGTGCGCTCCCGCTGCTGGTGGCGAACGGGTGGCCCAGTTCGTTCCTGGAGCTCATCGGGCTGGCCGAGCGGCTGTCGGCGCCGTCGCGGTTCGGTGGTGACCCGGCCGACGCGTTCACCGTGATCGTGCCGTCGCTGCCGGGCTTCGGTGTGGCCCCGCAACGGCCCGCGCACGACGGACCGCAAACGCACGACCTGTGGCACCGGTTGATGCGCGAAGTGCTCAGCTTCGAGCAGTACGGCGTGCACGGGTCGGACATCGGCGCGGGCGACGTGATCCGGCTCGCGCAGGCCTATCCGGACGCGCTGACCGGCATGCACGTACTGGACATCGCCGACCCGGCCGGGTGGGACGAGGCGTCGCTGACCGACGAGGAACGCGCGTATCTGGACAGGAAGCGACAGTGGCTGTCGGCCGAGGGCGGCTACTCGCACGAACAGGCGACCCGTCCGCTCACCCTCGCGCAAGGGCTGACCGATTCGCCGTCGGGGCTGCTCGCCTGGATCGGGGAGAAGTATCGGGCGTGGAGCGACGACCCGGCCACGTTCGGCGACGACTTCCTGCTCACCCAGGCTTCGCTCTACTGGTTCACCGGCGCGATCTCGACATCCTTCCGGCCCTATTACGAGCGTCGCCACGAGCTGGTGCCGCCGATCGAGCGGGTCGAGGTGCCGACAGCCCTGGCCCTGTTCCCCGCGGACATCCCGGGTGGACAACCGCGCAGCTGGGCCGAGCGGACGTACAACATCGCGCGTTATACGCCGATGCCGCGCGGGGGTCACTTCGCGGCGTACGAGGAACCCGAGCTTCTCGCCGAGGACATCACGGTGTTCTTCCGCACGCTGCGGTGA
- a CDS encoding CGNR zinc finger domain-containing protein, producing MTGLDRIVAFLNTLDERTFRRHGENHVVTDMLTSPQALAAWLATTAGDAHFSEPTDEQAAEPTRAANANTQPAEPSRAANANTQPAEPSHAANPNTQRTEPTRAASAHAADQAGPAMREAAPGAVVARDGHADQPVELDVDDLAATVELRTALRKVLDGDTSALVGYPVRLARGHEDGELRLTAATGRPWLDDIVETVAAGVARGDWKRVKLCAAPDCRWAFHDTSRNGRGRWCEMGVCGNRHKTRAYRERRQQHDR from the coding sequence GTGACTGGCTTGGACCGGATAGTGGCCTTCCTGAACACGCTCGACGAACGAACGTTCCGGAGACACGGCGAAAACCACGTCGTGACCGACATGCTGACGAGCCCGCAGGCACTCGCCGCCTGGCTGGCAACAACCGCCGGTGACGCGCACTTCTCCGAGCCGACCGACGAGCAGGCAGCCGAACCAACTCGCGCAGCAAACGCCAACACACAGCCAGCCGAACCAAGCCGCGCAGCAAACGCCAACACACAGCCAGCCGAACCAAGCCACGCAGCAAACCCCAACACACAGCGAACCGAACCAACTCGCGCAGCAAGTGCGCATGCAGCAGACCAGGCCGGTCCGGCAATGCGCGAAGCTGCACCAGGGGCCGTCGTTGCGCGCGACGGTCACGCGGACCAGCCGGTCGAACTGGACGTCGACGACTTGGCGGCCACCGTTGAACTGCGGACGGCGCTGCGCAAAGTGCTCGATGGTGACACGAGCGCGCTGGTCGGCTATCCCGTGCGGCTCGCCCGCGGCCACGAAGACGGTGAGCTGCGCCTGACGGCCGCGACCGGGCGGCCCTGGTTGGACGACATCGTCGAGACGGTGGCGGCCGGCGTGGCCCGCGGCGACTGGAAGAGGGTCAAGCTCTGCGCGGCCCCCGACTGCCGGTGGGCGTTCCACGACACGTCCCGCAACGGCCGTGGACGCTGGTGCGAGATGGGTGTCTGCGGCAACCGGCACAAGACCCGCGCCTACCGGGAGCGCCGCCAGCAACACGACAGGTGA
- a CDS encoding ATP-binding cassette domain-containing protein, translated as MTTADLVRLDTVTHVRGATTVLSDISLSLPPARLAVLAGRSGSGKSTLLHLMAGVMPPTSGTVLIDGKPAVAHHEWDRVALLPQRPALAPELTVAENAHLPARLRGRTPPPDLLTRLGLDPLAGRPAHDTSLGEQQRTAIARTLVLTPAVALLDEPTAHQDDDHVALVLTALTTAVAEGTLVVVATHDQRIIDLADDLLPLHSGHLEVAS; from the coding sequence GTGACAACGGCTGATCTCGTACGCCTCGACACCGTCACCCACGTCCGCGGCGCGACCACCGTGCTCAGCGACATCTCGCTCAGCCTGCCGCCCGCCCGCCTGGCCGTCCTGGCCGGCCGCTCCGGCTCGGGCAAGTCCACCCTGCTGCACCTGATGGCCGGCGTCATGCCCCCCACCTCGGGCACGGTCCTGATCGACGGGAAACCCGCCGTCGCCCACCACGAATGGGACCGGGTGGCTCTGCTCCCCCAGCGTCCGGCCCTGGCCCCCGAGCTCACGGTCGCCGAGAACGCCCACCTCCCGGCCCGCCTGCGCGGCCGCACCCCACCCCCCGACCTGCTCACCCGCCTCGGCCTGGACCCCCTGGCCGGCCGCCCCGCCCACGACACGTCCCTGGGCGAACAACAACGCACCGCCATCGCCCGCACGCTGGTCCTGACCCCCGCGGTGGCCCTGCTCGACGAACCCACAGCCCACCAGGACGACGACCACGTGGCCCTGGTCCTGACCGCCCTGACCACCGCGGTGGCTGAAGGCACCCTGGTCGTGGTCGCCACCCACGACCAACGCATCATCGACCTCGCCGACGACCTGCTCCCCCTGCACTCCGGCCACCTCGAAGTCGCCTCCTAG